TTTAAAAGTCGATGACATTCTTTTTTAGGATTGTCTTGGATGTTGTCTTAGTATATATGTATTCCTCTTGCAAAAGCATCCTCAAGAACATTGATTCTACAAGTAGTTTCAAATATAAAACGTTCTTGTTATCCATCATTAGGATAGATTAGAATTTTTCTATGGTTGGGCACATGGGCCTTTATCCCATATAGTAAACACGTCTTGTATGGCTCCACCGCCTCTACATTTGCATCATGAAGGTGTGGTTTATCTTAAACTTTGTGAACCTCATGATGTGAGTTAGTCCATAAATCCCATAGTTCCACTCGTTTTCGTAGAAACTATTTATCTATGCGATCAGTTCGATATCCTTCAGAATGGACATTGTTTATGATTAGAAAAgtaaaacatttacaaaaatgtatttgtttTGAAGAAGGAACGTGTTTGAGATGTTTACTTATACTATAAATGAacacacataatacatatatagtaatCACATAATAGTTGTAGTGGCGAGGTTTTGGTTGTCTAGGCACAACAAACAACCAGCTTGGTGATAATATCTAGGTTTTTTGTACTAAGCGGAATCATAAGAGATTATCATTCACCAATAATGGAGGGGGTAAAACTGCCGCCATAACCCAGGGATATCAACTCAATTGGGATTTTTTCCTCACTCCACAATGCCTATGTCCTAACAGACGGTTCATCGCTAAATGGTGGGGATCAAACCCTTGCATTCTAGTTTTTACTCTCACAACATCACTCATTTCGTAACAAGTTGTTATTCCTTATTAACAATCTTTGCACATAAGTGTAGAAGTACTGAATCTGATCGTGTACTTCTTTTCAAGTAGGGATAGGGTGATATACCATTTACATGTAGAGACATTTTATAAGGTAAAACATATGCATCATTCAGGTGTTGTACCTTTCGAGACATGCCTATTAAGTTAAAAACATGATACAAACGTTTTAAAAGACAATTttattgataggatcggcgtaatcgatagagatggggtctggctatggatgacgtcttaagaaaaacggtttgatagaaatcctgttagggatttaaatcactttctattctacacaaacccttgcaaactcttgaacgattcaagtgcggaaacgtttgctcaggtttgaagctaagaaccaagaatgagaagatgacagaatgaaaaAGACGCAgttgtttgtttatggatgttcggagcaaactctcctacgtcaccccttcttccaaccaccagaaggattcactataagtttctaagaatcaaatacagtctcacgattagctcactgttgaacagaacaaactctattcaacttacaatatgatgaagtatatcactcagctaaaacaatgctttgattctaactctctcttgacaaacacacagtaaagcaagaaagcagttcTTGAGATTGTAAAATCAGTAGATCTCTTGTATGCGTATTTTTCAGTGTTCAGCAAATTGTGTCTGGcggttcttccgttgtccttgagtatcttttaaataaggagcaggtaccaacggtcgaatcttctataatgacacgtggctaacttccattggaatgcctccatataacacaacagactctaagcatcaggatcgtggccgtaccaatgtggcattaatcaattggttgcaactggctgttgtactgatcttcactagaaagtggagcaggagtagcgtacaattagttgatcgtgggtagacgtatgttAGCTTCAAGAAACTACTTTAAGCATGGCATtggacgtatttcacttagacgacctcgtctaatgaaattagacacccacatctaatagcaggatccattaggtctaatgggattagacgacaagtctaattacagttcccttcagactaatctgaagaagttagactgcacgtctaactctcatatgttagacgacacgtctaactacgcatcccttcaaactaatctgaaggagttagactgcacgtctaactctcatctgttagactgcacgtctaactacatcggttagactgcacgtctaactacgcatcctttcagactaatctaaaggagttagactgcatgtctaactctcatctgttagactgcacgtctaactacacatcccttcagactaatctgaaggagttagactgcacgtctaactctcatctgttagactgcacgtctaactacgcatctttTCAGACTAATCTtaaagagttagactacatgtctaactctcatctgttagactgcacgtctaactacgtctgttagactacacatctaactatgttgttagactacacgtctaaccacgtctgttagactacacgtctaactacgtatctgttagactgcacgtctaactacgtatcagtctgactacacgtctaactacatctgttagactgctcatctaactacgtctgttagactgcacgtctaactacgtatccgttagactacacatctaactacgtctctgttagactgcacgtctaactacgtctgttagactacacatctaactacgtatctattagactacacgtctaactacgataTCATTAGACTGCAAATCtcactacgtctctgttagactgcacgtctaactacgtatgttcgactgcatgtctaactacgtatcttttaaactgcacgtctaactacgaatccgttagactgcacgtctaactacgtttctgttagactacacgtgtaactacgtatctgttagattgcacgtctaactacgtatctgttagactacacgtctaactacatcgattagactacacgtctaacttcatctgttagactacacgtctaactacgtatccgttagacttcacgtctaactacgtctctattagaatgcacgtctaactacgtctattagactgcacgtctaactacgtatctgttagactgcacgtctaactacgtatctgttagactgcacgtctaactacgtattcgttagactgcacgtaaaACTCAAAGCATTTAATGgtcaatcagtctaatgagcaTCATTAAGACtttgtctaatataacatgttttcgatacacctgcaccaaaaacgattagacggcttaaattaagttttatacacactcatcatcaaaattccaatagtcaaaaacCTTtggacacttagtcaaaataatttgacccaacatttatattttcgagttaaacatttaatctcCAACAAAGTCGCTAGAAAGTTGAAACCCCTAGAAAACCACATGTagtaataaaattacaatttgatttttttaaaatctgttgtttaaataattaatttaaaagattatttatttgaaacagagttgccaattgatttttgaaaatcaatgaAAAATGACATACTTGTAAAATCGTATTTTTAGCAAGAGTTTCTTTTCGTTCGTAGTttagtgatactcgggaaaagcTTTTTGTTGTTCATCCTTCGTACCTGTTTtgaaaacggtctctacttaaatatttggcttttgaaaatcggttgtataaagttttattttaaacgattattcttccggtcctaggCATGCGTAggttttagcattatttaaagaattgtaataacaattatttaaatgttagtaCCTGTTCTCATGACGACAAAAGAGGAAAATACCTAAAGAACATTAGTTTAAAAAGCATTAAGGTTTAAAAGTAAATCTTAAACGAGactttgttaaaatatttttatgtgaaaacatcacaaaaatattttgaaatcattttctaatttttcgggatttttagaaaatggtttgaggttccaaaattataaaaataattttaaagtttgaaaatgggaaccaaagaggtcttaggaccggtgtcctaCGTCTTGTGTTCATTTTATCGGTCGAGAACAAAGAGCCCTCAGTCCTAGGTCGGAAGCCCCTCGGTTCGGGTTCGAAATCCTTGGTCAGGGTGTAGGAGTCCCTAAGTCGGGGTGCTAtgacctctcggtccttggctagaATTCTTGGTCGATTGTAGATCGGTCGGATGTCTCAATCCTTGGTGAAAGTCATCGGTCATGGGTTCGGGAGTTCTTGGTCGGGTACGAGACTCCTCGGTCATAGGTGAAAGTCATTAGTCCTGGGTTTAAGAGTTCTTAATCGGTTGTgagactcctcggtcctaggtctgacttctcggtcggatgtaaaaatccttagtcggacctctcagtcctagatgaagaacattggtctgacctctcggtcctagctaaGTTTTATCGGCCGAACATGTCGGtcttcaagaacatcaaaattgcaggtttttcaattttgatggaggctttgattctttgatccaagggcttgggtagcttcactaATCTCCTGAGAACATTTAGAACATTATCCTAAGATATCAATCGACCTGGGTTatgatcaattcattcaaaaccGTTTATGGCcaaaatcgggtttttgattttaaagttgctttgaagtgtaaggagtttgtcaatagtttccttatacttcatatacttgattgataccaaaacatgaacagtaactgttcatttggaccaattcaagatctcaaaattttcaattatttttaaaattgtgattttgatcaaacatgattcaaatagttgtcaaaCATCATTATAAACATATTGGGAAGCTTTCTAGAGCAGCCATTCTTGAGAATTAGCCCATGAATAGCAAACCCGATTTatagattttcaaattttaaattagggtTTTTCTATATAAGATTGATTGATTACAACATAAACATAATGCTTGgaaatgatcttaggatcgATTTCCAATCCAGAAACCAAACAATATACAAATttgtgaaaattgaaatataaatttttttaattcaagttGGAAGTTTGAATTAAAGGATAATTGGAAACATATCAAGGATTAGAGAACACTCATTAGGCCTTATGGAAGCTTTTGGAATGCATAGATCCAAACTTTAAGGCCTTATACATAATTTGTAAAATCCAACAAGCTTGAGTTTTAATGGcagattttttaattcatttgattTGAAGCTAGAGATGGACTCTCTTAGCTTCGGAATTGTtgagggaggctatttatagtcTCCCGAAGTTGGTTGAGGGATTTAAGTGGATCGAATTagccaaaatttatttatggtaTTTTGGATTTTCTTCATCAAACTTGTCGGAATAGGCATGATTCATGCCTATagatgtaggggaaatgatcaacatggtagggtgatcatttcaccttttgaactGAGTCAATCCGTCTAGAAACGACgatattccatctttgaaaaatcaatgaTTTTTGCGGATGGTTATTCATCTGGAGTCGCGATGAAGACGATGATTGGGGGacgaaacaacgtcgtttcggGCGAGAATGCGGACGCAGAGCGGTCACTTTAGCGCGTCGTTGCGTTTTGGCCGTTTTGTCGCATTTCGGCTAATATTGTTGGGGTGCGTGATAGCCGATTTCCTACTTCACGGATGCGCGCTTCCTTTGTTGCAGCGGGCGACGTAGGCAACGCTGGGGTGTTGGATGACAATTCAGCGCTCATATGATGGTCTTGGTTTCTGTTGCAGCCGTTCTTCAAAATTTCGGCTTCATAGgatcacatattttattttgaaacttaaggatttgtttgaaattaatttctctttcactctttagactttatttttaattatttaaaatacataaaatatttaaaataaatatgacaaatattttgccaatttatattattttatattttagggttaaataaataatttgaagataAAATGGGTATCTCATttaatcctaaattatttatattaattcttttgatttttctaaattattttgagataaaatgagtataacatttttctaaaaaaatatttattttatttgaccattattcttaattaattagattttaatttttacaataattaatctaattatttattttaattatgttttgacccaactaaaaacaaaaaaaaaatacacctATATAGCTGATTGATTCTCAACATGCACATACACTAGaacatatatagtattttaattttgagaatAGTTTGTTTGTGAATGAATGAATCAAATGTACTAGTGCCTGGCTGCCTTCCAACAAGCTACCAAAAATGTATGGATGCCTGAAAAGATGACATGTTAGGTACGAAGCTGTCTTCCATGCAAACACTGAGGAATGCTGCTGATTCATGATCTGCTCCCCACGTTCTCACCATGCACCAACACTAGAACATGTATATAAACTCATCCCCTTCATTCCATTTTCCTCACCAACCATCTATCTAATTAACAACAATTCCATCATCATCATGGCAAAGCTCACAATCCTCGCCCTTCTAGCCCTCTTCGCTATTGCCCACTTGGCAACTGCCTTCAGAACCACCGTGACCGTGGTAGAAGAGGAGGACTTTAACCCTGCACGGCCACAACAGAGATGCCAGGAACAAATCCAGAGACAGCAACAGCTCCGCCACTGCCAGATGTACCTTAAAGAGAAATCCGGCAGACGATCATCTGTGCTGGAAATGTCCACAGACAACAACGATGATCAGGAGCAATACCTAGATCAATGCTGCCAGCAACTAAGGAACCTCAATGAGCAATGCCGCTGCAAGGGACTTCAAGAAGCTGTGCGTCAGCAACAACAACAGACACGCGGAGGAGAAAGAGGCCACCAGACTGAGCAGAGTCAGAAGCAGAGGATTGTCGATGAGGCAGAGAGACTTCCATCAAGATGCGAAGTCAGCCCACGCAGCTGCACCTTCGAAAGAAGCCCCAGATGGTTCTGATCAACCAAAATATATCCCATAGTAATAAATTAAGATTAGGCGGATTCAGTCGCGTCCTGTCCTAGAGCGAGCTATGGATTGGGAAGATGTTATGTATTCTCTCAGTctatataataatgaataagcaaatgtgtatgttttttttttctatataacaaTACAAGAGTTACTAGACAATTAAGCAAGTTTTACTATGCACCATTTCTACCCAAAGAAAGTAAATCAGAATGTGATCCTTCTTCCACTACTCTCCCATCGAATTTGATCTCTTTATTGTGGCTTGCCTGTGAGCAACCACAATGCAGGTCCTATTCACCATCATTTTCTCGAACACTGTCCAAAGCGCTTGTAGCCTCGTCCAAGAGCAGAATTGATGGGTTTTTAAGTGTAGCCCGAGTCAGGGCTGTTCTTTGCTTTTGGCCTCCTCCTGATAGTTGAACATCTCTTTCCCCACAGTATGTCTCTTACCCATCTTTCTTCTTGATCCATCTCGGTATAGCATTTGCACGTAATGCAGCCATAGCTACCCCAAGATTAGAGATGAAGTTTTCACTTACATTTTGATTACAAAGTTACCCCATGATTAGAGATGAAGTTTTCACTtacattttgattttatatttagtttaataagTTATCCGAATTTTTAGATGATCAAGTAGTTCCATAAATTGAGTTTTTGGAATTGGGTCAGTTTAATAAAAAGATGATAACCCTACCCATAACCTATTTGTAATCTTAAAAAGATGATAACCCTCCACATAACCTATTTgtaatgttaatatttattatattcactTTAGATATTTATCTAGAATGGTATCACCTA
This is a stretch of genomic DNA from Impatiens glandulifera chromosome 4, dImpGla2.1, whole genome shotgun sequence. It encodes these proteins:
- the LOC124934929 gene encoding 2S seed storage albumin protein-like, giving the protein MAKLTILALLALFAIAHLATAFRTTVTVVEEEDFNPARPQQRCQEQIQRQQQLRHCQMYLKEKSGRRSSVLEMSTDNNDDQEQYLDQCCQQLRNLNEQCRCKGLQEAVRQQQQQTRGGERGHQTEQSQKQRIVDEAERLPSRCEVSPRSCTFERSPRWF